A genome region from Carboxydocella sporoproducens DSM 16521 includes the following:
- a CDS encoding hydrogenase iron-sulfur subunit has protein sequence MSVKEWQPKIIGFCCNWCSYAGADLAGISRLQQPPNVRVIRVPCSGRVNPQFILKAFQHGADGVLVAGCHPGDCHYATGNYFTRRRFLIFKRLLEYVGYEPGRLRARWISGAEGQKFASTTREMVEEIKLLGPNRRLR, from the coding sequence ATGTCAGTAAAGGAATGGCAGCCTAAAATCATTGGATTTTGCTGTAACTGGTGTAGTTATGCCGGGGCAGACCTGGCAGGGATTAGCCGCTTGCAACAACCGCCTAATGTCAGGGTCATCCGGGTGCCCTGTTCCGGCAGGGTAAATCCGCAATTTATTCTTAAAGCTTTTCAGCATGGGGCCGATGGGGTACTGGTGGCTGGCTGTCATCCGGGTGACTGTCATTATGCTACTGGTAACTATTTCACGCGCAGAAGATTTTTGATTTTCAAGCGATTACTGGAATATGTAGGCTATGAACCGGGTCGGTTGAGAGCCCGCTGGATATCAGGAGCGGAAGGGCAAAAATTCGCTTCTACTACCCGGGAAATGGTAGAAGAGATTAAACTGCTAGGCCCCAATCGACGATTGAGGTGA
- a CDS encoding LysR family transcriptional regulator, whose protein sequence is MNLDYLKTLVVVAECRNLTEAAERLGVSQPAVTKQIKVLEERLNTRLLIRGKKNLELTEAGILLELYGRELLQLWEKAQLDLCKLSCQQAKQRLRIASMIKGPFLTWLLENFKKIYPRVPVEQVEGSLDFLTASKDILVISAERLKIPEYTGEAVYRDKLVLLTAKKHPLASLKTINFYELARQRIFTLKASYPFAMVAGKHNINCSQVITLDSLDAVLTAARTGQGVALVPKRVTLAYYQANMLLQELKVIGFQGEYQLWANYPEREFAAAASFMAFLKNSLTQEKIAAYFASSDQGSERIQTGVQMLTREKSSSIC, encoded by the coding sequence ATGAATTTGGATTATTTAAAAACGCTGGTAGTAGTGGCTGAATGCAGGAATTTAACGGAAGCAGCTGAGAGATTGGGAGTTTCCCAGCCAGCAGTTACCAAACAGATTAAGGTGCTAGAGGAAAGGCTGAATACCAGACTGCTGATCAGGGGCAAAAAAAATCTGGAATTAACAGAAGCCGGTATTTTGCTGGAACTTTATGGACGGGAGTTGCTTCAGCTCTGGGAGAAGGCCCAGCTGGATTTGTGTAAACTCAGCTGCCAGCAGGCAAAACAGAGGCTAAGGATTGCCAGCATGATTAAAGGCCCTTTTCTGACCTGGTTACTGGAAAATTTTAAGAAGATTTATCCACGGGTCCCTGTTGAACAGGTGGAGGGATCCCTGGATTTTCTAACCGCCAGTAAAGATATTCTGGTTATCAGTGCTGAAAGACTGAAGATCCCGGAGTACACAGGCGAAGCAGTTTATCGAGATAAACTAGTTCTGCTGACAGCTAAAAAACATCCCCTTGCCAGTCTAAAAACCATTAATTTTTATGAACTTGCCCGCCAACGGATTTTTACGCTAAAAGCAAGTTATCCTTTTGCTATGGTTGCGGGTAAACATAACATTAATTGCAGTCAGGTCATCACTCTGGACAGTCTGGATGCTGTTTTAACAGCTGCCAGAACAGGACAGGGCGTAGCCCTGGTGCCGAAAAGGGTGACTCTGGCTTATTACCAGGCTAATATGCTGCTGCAAGAGCTTAAGGTTATAGGCTTTCAGGGGGAATACCAGCTCTGGGCAAATTATCCGGAAAGGGAATTTGCAGCAGCAGCTAGCTTCATGGCTTTTTTAAAAAATTCCCTGACTCAGGAAAAAATCGCCGCTTACTTTGCCAGTTCCGACCAGGGCTCAGAACGAATCCAGACCGGGGTCCAGATGCTAACCCGGGAAAAAAGCTCTTCGATATGCTGA
- a CDS encoding L,D-transpeptidase: MNGIYISLSVRKLYLLQNGKPLAIYPIAIGKPQTPTPQGNFRILEKIINPGGILGSRWLTFHFVPRGKYGIHGTNNPASIGLAVSNGCVRLHNQHIEELFSRVSIWTPVWIRSEPWSELAK; this comes from the coding sequence ATGAATGGTATCTATATCTCCCTCTCTGTCCGCAAACTTTATCTCCTGCAAAATGGCAAGCCCCTGGCCATCTACCCTATTGCCATCGGCAAACCCCAGACTCCGACCCCGCAGGGTAATTTTCGTATACTGGAGAAAATAATCAATCCCGGGGGCATCCTGGGCAGCCGCTGGCTAACCTTTCATTTCGTCCCCCGGGGTAAATACGGTATTCATGGTACTAACAATCCCGCTTCAATCGGCCTGGCCGTTTCCAATGGCTGTGTGCGCCTCCACAATCAGCATATCGAAGAGCTTTTTTCCCGGGTTAGCATCTGGACCCCGGTCTGGATTCGTTCTGAGCCCTGGTCGGAACTGGCAAAGTAA
- a CDS encoding metallophosphoesterase, with protein sequence MRHNGFYIFLAIFLSIYVLLNYYVGRRGWLLFSYWFPWLDRKFYWVVFWLLALAYLIGRLGKRFLPWLDSWGFTMLGSWWMGAFYYLLLSLIIFDLIKFVLGRMGLWPNSLTPILGLGLFLFIVGLLVYGFYNARQPVVRTYAVNINKPGGQLDSLKVVMLSDLHLGRINHKQRLEQAVRQINTIKPDLVLLVGDIIDEDTAPFIEQKMADAFRQLHSRYGVYAVTGNHEYIGGEAERAVAALREAGITVLRDEAVFVANSLYLIGREDQVKERFTGKKRKPLAEIIKNLDRHKPMLLMDHQPRQLEESLMAGIDLQVSGHTHRGQLWPNNYLTSRIYEVDWGYYRKGSLQVVVSSGYGTWGPPFRIGNQPEIVVLQLSFQK encoded by the coding sequence GTGCGCCATAATGGTTTCTATATCTTTCTTGCCATTTTTTTAAGCATCTATGTTTTGCTTAATTATTACGTTGGCCGGCGGGGCTGGCTGCTGTTCAGTTACTGGTTCCCCTGGCTGGACAGAAAGTTTTACTGGGTTGTTTTCTGGTTACTGGCGCTTGCCTATCTAATTGGAAGACTGGGCAAAAGGTTTTTACCATGGCTGGACAGCTGGGGATTTACTATGCTGGGATCCTGGTGGATGGGAGCATTTTATTATTTACTCCTGAGCTTAATTATTTTTGATCTGATTAAATTTGTACTGGGACGGATGGGTTTATGGCCGAATTCGCTGACACCTATTCTAGGCCTGGGGCTTTTTCTGTTTATTGTCGGGCTGTTAGTCTACGGTTTTTACAATGCCCGCCAGCCAGTGGTGCGTACCTATGCGGTCAATATCAATAAGCCAGGTGGGCAACTGGACAGCTTGAAGGTCGTTATGCTCAGCGACCTGCACCTGGGACGGATCAATCACAAACAGCGTCTGGAACAGGCTGTCCGGCAAATCAATACCATCAAGCCGGACCTGGTGTTACTAGTAGGAGATATTATTGATGAAGATACCGCTCCTTTTATCGAACAAAAGATGGCGGACGCCTTTCGCCAGCTTCATTCCCGCTATGGGGTTTATGCTGTCACCGGTAATCATGAATATATCGGAGGTGAAGCGGAAAGAGCAGTGGCAGCCTTAAGGGAAGCAGGCATTACCGTATTAAGGGATGAGGCTGTATTCGTAGCAAACAGTCTCTACCTGATTGGCCGGGAAGATCAGGTAAAGGAACGATTTACCGGTAAAAAAAGAAAACCCTTAGCGGAAATAATCAAGAACCTGGACCGCCATAAACCCATGCTGCTGATGGACCATCAACCCCGGCAACTGGAGGAAAGTTTAATGGCAGGTATAGACCTGCAGGTCTCCGGACATACCCATCGCGGTCAGCTCTGGCCTAATAATTATTTAACCAGTCGTATCTATGAAGTGGACTGGGGCTATTATCGCAAAGGTTCGTTGCAGGTGGTAGTGTCTTCTGGCTATGGTACCTGGGGGCCACCTTTCCGCATAGGCAATCAGCCGGAAATTGTGGTTTTGCAGCTATCCTTTCAGAAATAA
- a CDS encoding NAD(P)/FAD-dependent oxidoreductase codes for MTMQTKPRILILGAGYAGMICAKKLSKKLPPEQAEIILVNKHSYHQFLAQIHEPAAGRNDFEDVRVEIAEVLDLNRVRFHKGIVSSIDRERQQVHLSDGTVLSYDYLIIALGSEPEYFGIPGLADHALTLHSLNGARLIHTHIANALARYKAEPEQKHLLTFVIGGAGFTGVELATELADWLPELARRYDIPVEKTKIINIEAAPCVLPGNDAFLCEQAAQIMAAKGIELITQDPIHHVESELVCLKSGRQIHTGTIIWTGGVRGNRVVEASGFPVQRGRTPVDAFNRAQGWENIFVIGDCSLPFGPEGKPLPPTAQVALQQAEHVGENLVNLLTGQPLTPFRFIHRGVVASLGRRYAVGKVKKYRATGLIGHILKEAVAIRYLYKLGGLPLVIKKGLLA; via the coding sequence ATGACTATGCAAACAAAACCCCGTATTCTGATTTTGGGCGCAGGCTATGCAGGCATGATTTGCGCCAAAAAGCTCTCCAAAAAACTGCCCCCCGAACAGGCGGAAATAATCCTGGTCAATAAACACTCTTACCATCAGTTTCTGGCGCAAATCCATGAACCCGCCGCCGGACGCAATGATTTTGAAGATGTGCGGGTAGAAATCGCAGAAGTGCTGGATTTAAACCGGGTCCGGTTTCACAAGGGGATTGTCTCCAGCATAGATCGGGAACGCCAGCAAGTACACCTGAGTGATGGCACTGTCCTCAGCTATGATTATCTGATTATCGCTCTGGGCAGTGAGCCAGAGTATTTCGGCATTCCCGGCCTGGCTGACCATGCCCTGACCTTGCACAGTTTAAATGGGGCCCGCTTGATCCATACTCACATTGCCAACGCCCTGGCCCGCTACAAAGCTGAGCCAGAACAAAAACACCTGCTGACCTTCGTCATCGGTGGCGCCGGGTTTACCGGGGTAGAACTGGCTACTGAGCTGGCCGACTGGTTGCCGGAACTGGCCCGTCGCTATGATATCCCGGTCGAAAAAACCAAAATCATTAATATCGAAGCTGCTCCCTGTGTTTTGCCGGGCAATGATGCCTTCCTCTGTGAACAGGCAGCTCAAATTATGGCCGCCAAAGGCATCGAACTTATAACCCAGGACCCCATTCATCACGTGGAATCCGAGCTGGTTTGTCTTAAATCAGGCCGGCAAATCCACACCGGTACCATCATCTGGACCGGCGGCGTCCGGGGCAATCGTGTCGTCGAAGCGAGCGGCTTCCCTGTTCAGCGAGGCCGTACCCCTGTGGATGCATTTAACCGGGCCCAGGGCTGGGAAAACATTTTCGTCATCGGTGACTGTTCTTTGCCATTCGGTCCGGAAGGAAAACCTCTCCCCCCTACTGCTCAGGTCGCTTTACAGCAAGCTGAGCATGTAGGGGAAAACCTGGTTAACTTGCTGACAGGGCAACCCCTTACTCCCTTCCGATTTATTCATCGGGGAGTGGTAGCGTCCCTGGGACGCCGTTATGCTGTGGGTAAGGTCAAAAAATACCGGGCCACTGGCCTGATCGGTCATATTCTGAAAGAAGCAGTAGCTATCCGCTACCTCTATAAACTGGGAGGACTGCCCCTGGTCATCAAAAAAGGCTTGCTCGCCTAA
- the thiH gene encoding 2-iminoacetate synthase ThiH, whose protein sequence is MSFFDYAQTYTAANLEERLTTARPEQIRALLGKNSLHPLEFLLLLSPAAGGLLEEMAQRAHALTMKHFGRNILLYTPLYLSNYCVNKCTYCHFHAGQSLPRRTLTREEVWQEGQTLAAAGFRHLLLLTGESRRHASLEYLAECINILKPYFSSLGLEVYPLTEAEYRQMVTAGADSLTIYQEVYDPELYARYHLAGPKKDYHFRLDAPERACRAGMRRVNLGALLGLGPWRMEAFLAGLHAYYLQKKYPEVEIALSVPRLRPLPGSQPPYPVSDRELVQIILAFRLFLPQAGLTLSTRERAELRDHLVPLGITSMSAGSKTTVGGYAVEADASAGQFSVADERPVEEIKRMLLSKGYQPVFKDWPRFC, encoded by the coding sequence ATGAGTTTTTTCGATTATGCTCAAACCTATACCGCCGCCAATCTGGAAGAACGGCTGACAACTGCCCGTCCGGAACAAATCAGGGCCTTGCTGGGCAAAAACTCCCTCCATCCCCTGGAGTTTTTGCTCCTGCTCTCCCCCGCTGCCGGCGGACTACTGGAAGAAATGGCCCAGCGGGCCCATGCCCTGACCATGAAACATTTTGGTCGTAATATCCTTTTATATACACCCCTCTATCTCAGCAATTACTGTGTTAACAAATGCACTTATTGCCATTTTCATGCCGGTCAATCCCTGCCCCGACGTACTCTGACCAGGGAAGAGGTCTGGCAAGAGGGGCAAACTCTGGCTGCCGCCGGATTTCGCCATCTCCTGCTGCTAACCGGCGAATCGCGCCGTCATGCCAGTCTGGAGTATCTGGCTGAATGTATTAACATACTAAAACCCTATTTCTCCTCTCTGGGACTGGAAGTTTACCCTCTGACCGAGGCGGAATACCGGCAGATGGTAACAGCCGGGGCAGACAGTTTGACCATCTATCAGGAAGTATATGATCCTGAGCTTTATGCCCGCTATCATCTGGCCGGGCCCAAAAAGGATTACCATTTCCGGCTGGACGCACCGGAACGAGCTTGCCGGGCGGGCATGCGCCGGGTCAACCTGGGTGCTCTGCTGGGCCTGGGACCATGGCGGATGGAAGCCTTTCTGGCTGGACTGCATGCCTATTACTTGCAAAAAAAATACCCGGAAGTGGAAATCGCTCTTTCAGTTCCCAGGTTAAGACCACTGCCAGGCAGTCAGCCCCCCTATCCGGTCAGTGACCGGGAATTAGTCCAAATAATCCTGGCTTTTCGTCTTTTTCTGCCCCAGGCTGGCCTAACCCTCTCCACCCGAGAGCGAGCAGAATTGCGGGATCACCTGGTGCCTCTAGGTATCACTTCTATGTCCGCCGGTTCCAAAACCACTGTTGGGGGTTATGCCGTTGAAGCCGATGCCAGCGCTGGACAGTTCAGTGTTGCTGATGAAAGACCTGTAGAAGAAATAAAAAGGATGTTGTTAAGTAAAGGCTATCAGCCGGTCTTCAAGGACTGGCCCCGTTTTTGTTAA
- a CDS encoding thiazole synthase, which produces MADQLQIGRYTLNSRLFIGSGKLPHTLMPEVIAAAGAQVVTVALRRVDFTHPEDNILDYLPKDIILMPNTSGARNAEEAVRLARLARAAGCGDWIKIEVIPDQKYLLPDNYETLKATEILAKEGFTVLPYMSPDLMMAKAMEAAGAAAVMPLGAPIGTNRGLKTRELIGIMIEECQVPVIVDAGIGRPSHAAEALEMGAAAVLLNTAIATARDPVAMAAAFRQAVEAGRTAYLAGLGPESSLARASSPLTGFLD; this is translated from the coding sequence ATGGCTGATCAGTTGCAAATCGGTCGCTATACTCTCAATAGCCGGCTCTTTATCGGCAGTGGCAAATTGCCCCATACCCTCATGCCGGAAGTAATTGCCGCTGCCGGGGCTCAGGTTGTTACCGTAGCTCTGCGGCGGGTGGACTTTACCCACCCGGAAGATAATATCCTGGATTATCTTCCCAAAGACATTATCCTTATGCCCAATACTTCCGGAGCCCGTAATGCCGAGGAAGCGGTGCGCCTGGCCCGTCTGGCCCGTGCAGCTGGTTGCGGTGACTGGATTAAAATTGAAGTAATCCCCGACCAGAAATATTTGTTGCCTGATAATTACGAAACTTTAAAAGCGACGGAAATTCTGGCCAAAGAAGGCTTTACCGTTCTGCCCTATATGTCTCCTGACCTGATGATGGCCAAAGCCATGGAAGCAGCCGGAGCTGCCGCTGTCATGCCCCTGGGTGCCCCTATTGGTACTAACCGGGGCCTGAAAACCAGAGAGCTGATTGGCATTATGATCGAGGAGTGCCAGGTTCCAGTGATTGTGGATGCCGGGATCGGCCGTCCCTCCCATGCTGCTGAAGCCCTGGAAATGGGCGCCGCTGCCGTCCTGCTCAATACTGCCATAGCCACTGCCCGGGACCCGGTGGCAATGGCTGCTGCCTTCCGGCAGGCGGTAGAAGCGGGACGAACAGCTTATCTGGCCGGACTGGGTCCGGAATCCAGCCTGGCCCGGGCCAGCTCCCCCCTGACCGGTTTCCTGGATTGA
- the thiS gene encoding sulfur carrier protein ThiS, translating to MVEILLNGQPTSIEAGTTIAALLASKNLNPQLVVVEVNREIIDRNRFAEVALNPGDQVEIVKFLGGG from the coding sequence ATGGTGGAAATTCTCCTGAACGGCCAACCGACTTCGATTGAAGCGGGCACTACTATCGCCGCCTTACTGGCCAGCAAAAACCTCAATCCCCAGCTGGTGGTTGTGGAAGTAAATCGGGAAATTATCGACCGCAACCGCTTCGCAGAAGTGGCATTAAATCCGGGCGATCAGGTGGAAATCGTGAAATTTTTAGGAGGAGGTTAA
- a CDS encoding HesA/MoeB/ThiF family protein, producing MNSSRFERQLVMPEIGPEGQAKLKQGRVLVIGCGGLGSAVTYYLAAAGVGTLGLADNDRVEDSNLNRQILHGSHRLGWPKTTSAARTLQDFYPDLQVNLHQERITADNLLTLVREYQYDFVIDASDNFDTKFLINDLCVQAGIPFSHAGVLAWEGQTLTWVPGGQTPCLRCFFQAAPPPEITPTSKTVGILGAVAGTLGTIQAQEAIKFLLGAGQLLTGRLFIFDGLDMTARTLPFAVKPECICQRR from the coding sequence ATGAATAGCTCACGTTTTGAACGCCAGCTGGTGATGCCGGAAATCGGCCCGGAAGGGCAGGCCAAATTAAAACAGGGTCGGGTGCTGGTTATCGGTTGCGGGGGCCTGGGCTCGGCCGTTACCTATTACCTGGCTGCTGCCGGTGTCGGCACCCTGGGGCTGGCCGATAATGATCGGGTTGAAGACTCCAACCTCAATCGTCAGATTTTACATGGCAGTCACCGCCTGGGTTGGCCCAAGACCACCTCGGCCGCCCGCACTCTGCAGGACTTTTATCCCGATTTACAGGTTAACCTGCACCAGGAGCGCATTACCGCTGATAATCTGTTGACCCTGGTCCGGGAGTACCAATATGATTTTGTTATTGATGCCAGTGATAACTTCGATACCAAATTCCTGATCAATGACCTCTGTGTTCAGGCGGGAATCCCCTTTTCCCACGCCGGTGTCCTGGCCTGGGAAGGGCAAACTCTGACCTGGGTGCCAGGCGGCCAGACTCCTTGTCTGCGTTGCTTCTTCCAGGCGGCTCCCCCGCCGGAAATTACTCCCACCAGCAAAACGGTGGGAATTCTGGGTGCCGTCGCCGGTACCCTGGGAACCATCCAGGCCCAGGAAGCGATAAAGTTTTTGCTGGGTGCCGGCCAGCTCTTGACCGGACGTTTGTTCATTTTTGATGGCCTCGACATGACGGCCCGCACCCTGCCCTTTGCCGTTAAGCCTGAATGCATCTGTCAAAGGAGGTAG
- the thiE gene encoding thiamine phosphate synthase, whose protein sequence is MKKLDLSLYVISGQHLAQGRELLAVMEAALVGGATVIQLREKNLSGRELVAAGLALKELAHRYGATFIVNDRVDIALAVDADGVHLGQDDLPVTMARQIMGPDKIIGLSTHSWEQALAASKLPVDYIGVGPVFPTSSKPDAEKPVGLSLVQRVARELSVPFVAIGGINAGNIQQVLAAGARNVAVISAVVAAPDVTAAARELKNFVAGGRKA, encoded by the coding sequence ATGAAAAAACTGGATTTATCCCTGTATGTAATCAGCGGCCAGCATCTGGCTCAGGGCAGGGAATTGCTGGCAGTGATGGAAGCTGCCCTGGTCGGTGGAGCCACCGTGATACAGCTGCGGGAAAAGAATCTGTCCGGCCGCGAGCTGGTAGCTGCTGGTCTGGCCCTCAAGGAACTGGCCCACCGCTATGGAGCCACCTTTATCGTCAACGACAGGGTGGATATTGCTTTGGCCGTTGATGCCGATGGTGTGCATTTAGGCCAGGATGACCTGCCGGTTACCATGGCCCGGCAAATCATGGGACCAGATAAGATCATCGGCCTTTCCACCCATTCCTGGGAACAGGCCCTGGCTGCCAGTAAACTGCCGGTAGACTATATCGGGGTTGGACCCGTTTTCCCCACCAGTTCCAAACCCGATGCGGAAAAACCTGTAGGCCTGAGCCTGGTACAGCGTGTAGCCCGGGAATTATCTGTCCCCTTTGTTGCCATCGGGGGTATTAATGCCGGTAATATCCAGCAAGTACTGGCTGCCGGTGCCCGCAATGTAGCTGTCATATCCGCTGTGGTAGCCGCCCCTGATGTAACAGCTGCCGCCCGGGAGCTGAAAAATTTCGTGGCCGGAGGTAGAAAGGCATGA
- the pduL gene encoding phosphate propanoyltransferase, with protein MREEILPAEIAAPVFISPYLEPYPEPWPVPVGISARHIHLTQRDLEELFGPGYQLTPAKPLSQPGQYAAQETLTLVGPKGVLEEVRILGPCRPYNQVELSGTDAYQLGLDPPIRDSGDLDGTPGIVLVGPRGSVDLPFGVIKAAPHLHLDPATARQHGLEDGDRLQILAEGEKEVVFNNVLVRVSRDYLPDFHLDTDEANAAGIRQGQQVLVIAKRLLPA; from the coding sequence GTGAGAGAAGAAATTTTGCCAGCTGAAATAGCCGCCCCTGTTTTCATCTCTCCTTATCTGGAGCCCTATCCCGAGCCCTGGCCGGTACCGGTCGGTATCTCTGCCCGCCATATCCATTTAACCCAGCGCGACCTGGAGGAACTGTTTGGCCCCGGCTATCAGCTCACTCCGGCCAAACCCCTCAGTCAACCGGGCCAGTATGCCGCCCAGGAAACCCTCACTCTGGTCGGCCCTAAGGGTGTCCTGGAGGAAGTGCGGATTTTAGGTCCCTGCCGCCCTTATAACCAGGTGGAACTCTCCGGCACCGATGCTTATCAGCTGGGACTGGATCCACCCATTCGGGATTCCGGGGATCTGGATGGTACTCCCGGCATCGTTCTGGTGGGACCCCGGGGTTCTGTCGACCTGCCTTTTGGGGTTATCAAGGCCGCACCCCACCTGCATCTGGACCCGGCTACCGCCCGGCAGCATGGCCTGGAAGACGGGGATCGCCTGCAGATATTAGCAGAAGGGGAAAAAGAAGTGGTATTCAATAACGTCCTGGTCAGGGTTTCCAGGGATTATCTGCCCGACTTTCATCTCGATACCGATGAGGCCAATGCTGCCGGGATTAGACAGGGACAACAGGTTCTAGTGATCGCAAAAAGACTATTGCCTGCTTAA
- a CDS encoding ACT domain-containing protein, with protein sequence MKKSNRAIVTVLGQDRVGIIAGVTGVLAGYNVNILDIRQTIMQEFFTMMMLVDLEEATIDFSALAAALDAKGQELGVQVRIQQEDIFRYMHRI encoded by the coding sequence ATGAAAAAATCCAATCGCGCTATTGTAACGGTATTAGGACAGGACCGGGTAGGTATCATTGCCGGGGTAACGGGAGTTCTGGCTGGCTATAATGTCAATATTCTGGACATTCGGCAAACCATTATGCAGGAATTCTTTACCATGATGATGCTGGTAGACCTGGAAGAGGCCACTATAGATTTTTCTGCCCTGGCGGCGGCCCTGGATGCCAAAGGCCAGGAACTGGGAGTGCAGGTTCGCATTCAGCAGGAAGATATTTTCCGCTATATGCACCGGATTTAA